A genome region from Macrotis lagotis isolate mMagLag1 chromosome 4, bilby.v1.9.chrom.fasta, whole genome shotgun sequence includes the following:
- the IRF9 gene encoding interferon regulatory factor 9 isoform X1, protein MASGRVRSTRKLRNWVLEQVESEKFPGVCWDDADKTMFRIPWKHAGKQDFREEQDAAFFKAWAIFKGKYREGDQADPATWKTRLRCALNKSPEFEEVPERGHMEGPEPYKVYRLLPSGYLPDPASTPTLGSDSSGASPASQGTQKFQSKRSHNLSSLREEDNIENKRSRMPSLPSLQNPPVITVPSKGSNSIFQHMDDSGIGSNSNSPEPNEAPDSDDVALQDDLEILKFPSLSDADYSILLTFHYSGHFVGETKVDGPDCRLVAKSSAFQSNMKQVMLPSASVLSEPSLQVSTEHLLNLFDRGILVASNARGLFVQRLCTIPISWTGPCTPSGPGPHLLQDKICVEVFSPAKFFQDLAQYHKGLAPPPEFQVTLHFLEEHCGAGYTHKNLITVQMEQAFARHLLKTGLV, encoded by the exons ATGGCATCAGGGCGGGTTAGAAGTACTCGAAAACTTCGGAACTGGGTTCTGGAGCAGGTGGAAAGTGAGAAGTTCCCAGGAGTGTGTTGGGATGATGCAGACAAAACCATGTTCCGCATCCCCTGGAAACATGCAGGCAAGCAGGATTTCAGAGAAGAACAAGATGCCGCCTTCTTTAAG gCCTGGGCCATATTCAAAGGGAAATATCGAGAAGGAGACCAAGCAGACCCTGCAACCTGGAAGACCCGCCTTCGGTGTGCCCTCAACAAGAGCCCTGAGTTTGAGGAGGTCCCAGAGCGGGGCCACATGGAGGGGCCTGAGCCCTACAAAGTCTACCGACTCCTGCCTTCTGGCTACCTTCCTG ATCCAGCCTCAACCCCAACTCTAGGCTCTGATTCCTCGGGTGCTTCCCCAGCTTCACAAGGTACCCAGAAATTTCAGTCAAAGAGAAGCCACAATCTATCATCTTTGAGGGAAGAAGATAATATAGAGAATAAACGGAGTCGTATGCCCAGCCTGCCCTCATTGCAGAACCCCCCTGTAATCACA GTACCAAGTAAAGGCTCCAATAGCATCTTTCAGCACATGGATGATTCTGGTATCGGGAGCAACAGCAACAGCCCTGAACCCAATGAAG CTCCTGATTCTGATGATGTTGCTTTACAAGATGATCTAGAAATCCTTAAGTTTCCTTCCCTTTCTGATGCAG aTTATTCCATTTTGCTCACCTTCCACTACAGTGGGCATTTTGTTGGAGAGACTAAAGTGGATGGCCCTGACTGCCGACTTGTAGCCAAGTCTTCAGCATTCCAGAGTAACATGAAGCAGGTGATGCTACCTTCTGCCAGTGTACTATCAGAACCATCTCTGCAGGTATCCACAGAGCACCTCCTGAACCTCTTTGACCGTGGCATCTTGGTCGCTAGCAATGCCCGAGGTCTCTTCGTGCAGCGCCTCTGTACCATCCCCATTTCCTGGACTGGGCCCTGCACCCCATCTGGGCCTGGACCTCATCTGCTACAGGATAAAATATGCGTGGAGGTCTTTAGTCCTGCCAAATTCTTCCAAG aCCTAGCCCAATACCACAAGGGCCTGGCCCCACCCCCTGAGTTCCAGGTGACCCTACATTTTCTGGAGGAGCACTGTGGAGCTGGATATACTCATAAGAATCTCATCACAGTCCAG ATGGAACAGGCTTTTGCCCGACACCTGCTGAAAACTGGACTTGTCTAA
- the IRF9 gene encoding interferon regulatory factor 9 isoform X2, with the protein MASGRVRSTRKLRNWVLEQVESEKFPGVCWDDADKTMFRIPWKHAGKQDFREEQDAAFFKAWAIFKGKYREGDQADPATWKTRLRCALNKSPEFEEVPERGHMEGPEPYKVYRLLPSGYLPDPASTPTLGSDSSGASPASQGTQKFQSKRSHNLSSLREEDNIENKRSRMPSLPSLQNPPVITVPSKGSNSIFQHMDDSGIGSNSNSPEPNEDYSILLTFHYSGHFVGETKVDGPDCRLVAKSSAFQSNMKQVMLPSASVLSEPSLQVSTEHLLNLFDRGILVASNARGLFVQRLCTIPISWTGPCTPSGPGPHLLQDKICVEVFSPAKFFQDLAQYHKGLAPPPEFQVTLHFLEEHCGAGYTHKNLITVQMEQAFARHLLKTGLV; encoded by the exons ATGGCATCAGGGCGGGTTAGAAGTACTCGAAAACTTCGGAACTGGGTTCTGGAGCAGGTGGAAAGTGAGAAGTTCCCAGGAGTGTGTTGGGATGATGCAGACAAAACCATGTTCCGCATCCCCTGGAAACATGCAGGCAAGCAGGATTTCAGAGAAGAACAAGATGCCGCCTTCTTTAAG gCCTGGGCCATATTCAAAGGGAAATATCGAGAAGGAGACCAAGCAGACCCTGCAACCTGGAAGACCCGCCTTCGGTGTGCCCTCAACAAGAGCCCTGAGTTTGAGGAGGTCCCAGAGCGGGGCCACATGGAGGGGCCTGAGCCCTACAAAGTCTACCGACTCCTGCCTTCTGGCTACCTTCCTG ATCCAGCCTCAACCCCAACTCTAGGCTCTGATTCCTCGGGTGCTTCCCCAGCTTCACAAGGTACCCAGAAATTTCAGTCAAAGAGAAGCCACAATCTATCATCTTTGAGGGAAGAAGATAATATAGAGAATAAACGGAGTCGTATGCCCAGCCTGCCCTCATTGCAGAACCCCCCTGTAATCACA GTACCAAGTAAAGGCTCCAATAGCATCTTTCAGCACATGGATGATTCTGGTATCGGGAGCAACAGCAACAGCCCTGAACCCAATGAAG aTTATTCCATTTTGCTCACCTTCCACTACAGTGGGCATTTTGTTGGAGAGACTAAAGTGGATGGCCCTGACTGCCGACTTGTAGCCAAGTCTTCAGCATTCCAGAGTAACATGAAGCAGGTGATGCTACCTTCTGCCAGTGTACTATCAGAACCATCTCTGCAGGTATCCACAGAGCACCTCCTGAACCTCTTTGACCGTGGCATCTTGGTCGCTAGCAATGCCCGAGGTCTCTTCGTGCAGCGCCTCTGTACCATCCCCATTTCCTGGACTGGGCCCTGCACCCCATCTGGGCCTGGACCTCATCTGCTACAGGATAAAATATGCGTGGAGGTCTTTAGTCCTGCCAAATTCTTCCAAG aCCTAGCCCAATACCACAAGGGCCTGGCCCCACCCCCTGAGTTCCAGGTGACCCTACATTTTCTGGAGGAGCACTGTGGAGCTGGATATACTCATAAGAATCTCATCACAGTCCAG ATGGAACAGGCTTTTGCCCGACACCTGCTGAAAACTGGACTTGTCTAA
- the RNF31 gene encoding E3 ubiquitin-protein ligase RNF31 — translation MSGGEEPPEEERGFLAAREKLVEALRRDPGQTFSPELLLGLLDSRLPLGRRYPQLDAPGLVRRNAAQGEPGQALHRLSTALNILEKYGRNLLSPQRPRFWRAVKFNNPVFRSTVDAVQGGREVLRLYGYTEQEPDGLSFPDGQEEPDGHRVATVTMDVLLLRTELTLLLKKSHPQPKALEQLLKEASDDVMMLFSESVSPLRETTSNSLPASQAPGTTPGSCFLCGSVPGTVHCPTCGHNLCSACDCLFHRHPSRNYHVRKVLFGNCPASSPSSSLSNLPPRPLLTSPPTFVDSSLPSWSSPAPEPPSTRPPWHCAACAMLNESRAVLCVACDRPRGCKGLGQGTESSRAGSSGNEPLRGRWACQSCTFENEAATVLCAICERPRLAQPPSLVGDVRDTGACLPAPEAGDWHCVHCTFRNSGPGWVCSMCNRTSSPTPPHLSSWIPTSSMEEGARTSVCLKPVSSQHLSTPLPSVRGDSEQQRQDKMREDGLRLVTMIRTGEAEGACPEEIFSALQYSGTEVPLQWLRSELPYVLEMVAEMAGRQDSSLGAFSCQEAKQAWLDRHGNLDEAVEECVRARRRKIRELEVLGFGREEGALQALYQHGGDVGRALTELQRQRLEPFHQRLWEAPEPNPSWDGPDKQSLIRRLLAVYALPSWGRAELALSLLQETPRNYELVDVVEAVRHSPDRAFLRRLLAQECAVCGWALPRNRMQALTSCECTICPDCFRQHFTIALKEKHITDMVCPACGRPDLTDETQLVSYFSTLDIQLRESLDPDAYALFHKKLTERVLMRDPKFLWCTQCSFGFIYEREQLEATCPQCHQTFCVRCKRQWEEQHRGRSCEDFQSWKRANDPEYQAQGLAMYLQENGIDCPKCKFSYALARGGCMHFHCTQCRHQFCSGCYSAFYAKNKCPDPNCRVKKSLHGHHPRDCLFYLRDWDALRLQKLLEDNSIPFNTEPPAGTRAVPGGGCRVMEQKEVPGGLKDEACGKETPTGYAGLCQAHYKEYLVSLINAHSLDPALLYEVDELETATERYLHVAPQSGAGEEASAYRTRLLQKLLEEVPLGQNIPRRKK, via the exons ATGTCCGGGGGAGAGGAGCCGCCGGAGGAGGAGCGGGGCTTCCTGGCCGCCCGGGAGAAGCTGGTGGAGGCCCTGAGGAGGGATCCCGGGCAGACCTTCTCCCCGGAGCTGCTGCTCGGGCTGCTGGACAGCCGCCTGCCCCTCGGCCGCCGCTACCCGCAGCTGGATGCGCCCGGCCTGGTCCGCCGCAACGCGGCCCAAGGAGAG CCCGGCCAGGCCTTGCACAGACTGTCCACCGCCCTGAACATTCTGGAGAAATATGGCCGAAACCTGCTCAGTCCGCAAAGGCCGCGCTTCTGGCGCGCAGTCAAGTTCAACAACCCCGTCTTCAGAAGCACCGTGGATGCGGTTCAG GGGGGCCGGGAGGTTCTTCGTCTTTATGGGTACACAGAACAGGAGCCGGATGGCCTGAGCTTCCCTGACGGGCAGGAGGAGCCGGATGGGCATCGTGTGGCCACAGTCACCATGGATGTCTTACTGCTTCGGACTGAACTCACCCTTCTCCTGAAG AAGTCCCATCCACAACCAAAGGCACTGGAACAGCTGCTAAAAGAGGCATCTGATGATGTG ATGATGCTTTTCTCAGAGTCAGTTTCTCCATTAAGAGAGACCACTTCCAATTCTCTTCCTGCCTCACAGGCTCCAG GCACCACACCAGGTTCTTGCTTTCTGTGTGGCTCTGTCCCAGGCACAGTGCACTGTCCAACCTGTGGTCATAATCTCTGCTCTGCCTGTGACTGCCTTTTCCATCGACACCCATCCCGAAACTATCATGTCCGAAAGGTCCTGTTTGGGAACTGCCCAGCCTCCAGCCCCAGCTCTAG TTTGTCAAACCTACCCCCACGGCCCCTGCTGACCTCTCCACCAACTTTTGTGGACAGCTCTCTTCCCTCTTGGTCGAGCCCAGCCCCAGAACCACCGAGCACTCGCCCACCTTGGCACTGTGCTGCCTGTGCCATGCTGAATGAGTCCCGGGCAGTGTTGTGTGTAGCCTGTGACCGACCTCGAGGGTGCAAGGGGCTAGGGCAAGGGACTGAGAGCTCCCGAGCTGGAAGTTCTGGTAATGAGCCCCTGAGGGGCCGCTGGGCCTGTCAGAGCTGCACCTTTGAGAATGAGGCTGCTACAGTGCTGTGTGCTATATGTGAGCGGCCACGGCTAGCCCAGCCCCCCAGCCTTGTGGGGGACGTCCGAGACACTGGGGCCTGCCTGCCTGCCCCGGAG GCTGGTGACTGGCACTGTGTTCATTGTACCTTCCGAAACTCTGGCCCAGGCTGGGTGTGTTCCATGTGTAACCGGACCAGCAGCCCTACTCCACCACATCTTTCCTCCTGGATCCCTACTAGCTCGATGGAAGAGGGGGCCCGAACCAGCGTCTGTCTCAAGCCTGTGTCCTCGCAGCACCTGAGCACTCCTCTACCCTCCGTCAGGGGAGATTCTGAGCAACAACGGCAGGACAAGATGCGGGAGGATGGTCTTCGATTGGTGACAATGATCCGG ACAGGAGAAGCCGAAGGTGCGTGCCCAGAGGAGATATTTTCAGCTCTGCAATATTCGGGCACTGAAGTGCCTCTGCAGTGGCTGCGGTCAGAGCTGCCTTACGTGCTGGAGATGGTGGCAGAGATGGCAGGAAGGCAGGACTCCAGTCTGGGTGCATTCTCCTGCCAAGAAGCCAAGCAGGCCTGGCTTGATCGTCATGGCAACCTGGATGAGGCTGTGGAGGAGTGTGTTCGAGCCAGACGCAGAAAG ATTCGGGAGTTAGAGGTCCTAGGCTTTGGGCGAGAAGAGGGGGCATTGCAGGCACTCTATCAGCATGGTGGAGATGTGGGGCGAGCTCTTACGGAGCTCCAGCGCCAGCGCCTGGAACCCTTCCATCAGCGCCTCTGGGAGGCCCCTGAGCCTAATCCTTCCTGGGATGGGCCTGATAAACAG AGTCTGATACGAAGGCTGTTGGCAGTATATGCATTACCAAGCTGGGGCCGGGCAGAGCTGGCACTTTCACTGCTTCAGGAGACACCAAGGAACTATGAGCTGGTAGATGTGGTGGAGGCAGTTCGACATAGTCCTGACCGAGCCTTCCTGCGCCGACTACTTGCCCAAGAGTGTGCTGTCTGTGGCTGGGCCCTTCCCCGGAACCGG ATGCAGGCACTGACCTCCTGTGAGTGCACCATCTGTCCAGACTGCTTCCGGCAGCACTTCACCATTGCCCTAAAAGAGAAGCACATCACAGATATGGTGTGTCCAGCCTGTGGACGCCCAGACCTGACTGATGAGACCCAGCTGGTCAGCTACTTCTCTACCCTGGACATCCAG TTGCGGGAGAGCCTGGATCCTGATGCCTACGCATTGTTCCACAAGAAACTGACAGAGCGTGTGCTCATGCGTGACCCCAAGTTCTTGTGGTGTACTCAG TGTTCCTTTGGCTTCATCTATGAGCGAGAGCAGCTAGAGGCCACGTGTCCCCAATGTCACCAGACTTTCTGTGTTCGCTGCAAGCGTCAG TGGGAAGAACAGCATCGAGGACGCAGCTGTGAGGATTTTCAGAGCTGGAAACGTGCCAATGACCCCGAGTACCAGGCCCAGGGTCTGGCCATGTATCTGCAGGAAAACGGCATTG ACTGTCCCAAGTGTAAGTTCTCCTATGCACTGGCCCGGGGCGGATGCATGCACTTCCACTGTACCCAGTGTCGCCATCAGTTCTGCAGTGGCTGCTACAGTGCCTTCTATGCCAAGAAC AAATGTCCAGATCCCAATTGCCGGGTGAAGAAGTCACTTCATGGCCATCATCCTCGAGACTGTCTCTTCTACCTTCGAGACTGGGATGCTCTCCGTCTTCAGAAGTTGTTAGAG GACAACAGCATTCCTTTCAATACAGAACCTCCAGCTGGAACCCGGGCAGTGCCTGGAG GTGGCTGCCGGGTGATGGAACAGAAGGAGGTTCCAGGTGGCCTCAAGGATGAAGCCTGTGGAAAGGAGACGCCGACTGGGTATGCCGGACTCTGCCA GGCACACTACAAGGAGTACCTGGTGAGCCTCATCAATGCCCACTCATTGGACCCGGCCCTACTGTACGAGGTGGACGAGCTGGAGACGGCCACTGAGCGCTACCTGCACGTGGCGCCTCAGTCAGGAGCAGGCGAGGAGGCCTCTGCCTACCGGACACGGTTATTACAG AAGCTGCTAGAAGAGGTGCCTCTGGGCCAGAACATCCCCCGAAGGAAGAAGTAG
- the PSME2 gene encoding proteasome activator complex subunit 2 produces MAKASGLRLSGEARRQVDDFRQNLFQEAEEFLSNFLPQKIMQLNQLLKEDSFNVVDLTSLRAPLDIPIPDPPPKDDEMETDKQEKKEVPKCGFLPGNEKVLALLAQVKPEVRTLKEKCILVITWIQHLIPKIEDGNDFGVAIQEKILERVTAVKTKVESFQTTISKYFSERGDAVAKASKETHVMDYRALVHERDEAAYGELRTIVMDIRSFYAELYHIISNNLEKITNPKGEEKPSMY; encoded by the exons ATGGCCAAGGCGAGTGGGCTGCGGCTGAGCGGGGAAGCCCGCCGGCAG GTGGATGACTTCCGGCAGAATCTCTTCCAGGAG GCTGAGGAGTTCCTCTCAAACTTTCTACCACAGAAAATCATGCAACTAAATCAGCTTTTGAAG GAGGATTCCTTCAATGTGGTTGACCTAACCTCCCTTCGAGCGCCATTGGACATCCCTATTCCAGATCCTCCACCCAAGGATGATGAG atggAGACagacaaacaagaaaagaaagaag TCCCCAAGTGTGGCTTCCTCCCTGGGAATGAGAAAGTCCTAGCACTACTTGCTCAAGTTAAACCAGAGGTTCGGACCCTCAAAGAAAAGTGTATTCTG GTGATCACCTGGATCCAACACTTGATCCCCAAGATTGAGGACGGCAATGATTTTGGGGTGGCCATCCag GAAAAGATTCTAGAACGAGTGACAGCAGTGAAAACCAAGGTGGAAAGCTTTCAGACAACCATCTCCAA GTACTTCTCTGAACGTGGAGATGCTGTGGCCAAGGCGTCCAAGGAGACTCATGTG ATGGATTATCGGGCCTTGGTGCATGAACGAGATGAAGCGGCCTATGGAGAACTTCGGACCATAGTGATGGATATCCGTTCTTTCTAT GCTGAACTCTATCACATTATCAGCAACAACCTAGAGAAGATCACCAATCCAAAGGGTGAAGAGAAACCATCTATGTACTGA
- the EMC9 gene encoding ER membrane protein complex subunit 9 isoform X2, translated as MGEVEISARAYVKMCLHAARYPHAAVNGLLLAPAPRPGGCLCLSDCVPLFHSHLALSVMLEVALNQFTGGCMDPRLRSSALSPSPLALKIAGRIAEFFPGAILIMLDNRKLVPQSRVPPIIVLETRDRRWVPKDKNLVMWRDWEESRQLLRALLEGRAHQLLVDFDAHLDDIRRDWTNQQLNTEISQWVAAANGSA; from the exons ATGGGGGAGGTGGAGATCTCGGCTCGGGCCTACGTGAAGATGTGCCTGCACGCCGCCCGCTACCCGCACGCGGCGGTCAACGGGCTGCTGCTGGCCCCGGCGCCGCGGCCGGGCGGCTGCCTCTGCCTCAGCGACTGCGTGCCCCTCTTCCACAGCCACCTGGCGCTCTCCGTCATGCTGGAGGTGGCCCTGAACCAG ttcaCAGGGGGGTgcatggaccccaggttaagaagcTCTGCTTTAAG CCCCAGTCCCCTTGCCCTGAAAATTGCTGGACGAATCGCTGAGTTTTTCCCTGGTGCAATACTCATCATG TTGGATAATCGAAAATTGGTACCCCAGTCTCGAGTGCCACCCATCATTGTCTTGGAGACTCGTGATCGACGCTGGGTCCCCAAAGATAAGAACCT GGTCATGTGGCGGGATTGGGAAGAGTCAAGGCAGCTCCTTCGAGCACTGCTTGAAGGCCGGGCCCACCAACTCCTTGTAGACTTTGACGCTCACCTTGATGACATCCGTCGGGACTGGACCAATCAACAGCTCAATACTGAAATTTCCCAGTGGGTCGCTGCTGCCAATGGGAGTGCCTGA
- the EMC9 gene encoding ER membrane protein complex subunit 9 isoform X1, producing MGEVEISARAYVKMCLHAARYPHAAVNGLLLAPAPRPGGCLCLSDCVPLFHSHLALSVMLEVALNQVDVWGAQGSLVVAGYYHANASMNDQSPSPLALKIAGRIAEFFPGAILIMLDNRKLVPQSRVPPIIVLETRDRRWVPKDKNLVMWRDWEESRQLLRALLEGRAHQLLVDFDAHLDDIRRDWTNQQLNTEISQWVAAANGSA from the exons ATGGGGGAGGTGGAGATCTCGGCTCGGGCCTACGTGAAGATGTGCCTGCACGCCGCCCGCTACCCGCACGCGGCGGTCAACGGGCTGCTGCTGGCCCCGGCGCCGCGGCCGGGCGGCTGCCTCTGCCTCAGCGACTGCGTGCCCCTCTTCCACAGCCACCTGGCGCTCTCCGTCATGCTGGAGGTGGCCCTGAACCAG GTAGATGTGTGGGGTGCgcagggcagcttggtggtagcTGGGTACTACCATGCCAATGCATCGATGAATGACCAGAG CCCCAGTCCCCTTGCCCTGAAAATTGCTGGACGAATCGCTGAGTTTTTCCCTGGTGCAATACTCATCATG TTGGATAATCGAAAATTGGTACCCCAGTCTCGAGTGCCACCCATCATTGTCTTGGAGACTCGTGATCGACGCTGGGTCCCCAAAGATAAGAACCT GGTCATGTGGCGGGATTGGGAAGAGTCAAGGCAGCTCCTTCGAGCACTGCTTGAAGGCCGGGCCCACCAACTCCTTGTAGACTTTGACGCTCACCTTGATGACATCCGTCGGGACTGGACCAATCAACAGCTCAATACTGAAATTTCCCAGTGGGTCGCTGCTGCCAATGGGAGTGCCTGA
- the PSME1 gene encoding proteasome activator complex subunit 1, translated as MATLRVSPEAQAKVELFRKELCSQAEILLGSYFPKKISELDDFLKDPSLNEADLSLLKAPLDIPVPDPAKEKEKEERRKEEEKDDKDGKKKEDDEDKGPPCGPVSCNEKIVALLNRLKPEIKDVKEQLNLVSMWLQLQVPRIEDGNNFGVAVQEKVFELMTTLRTKLDGFHTQISKYFSERGDAVAKAAKQPHVGDYRQLVHELDEAQYGETRLMVMEIRNTYAVLYDIILKNFEKIKKPRGDTKGMIY; from the exons ATGGCCACCCTCAGAGTCAGCCCCGAAGCCCAAGCCAAG GTAGAATTGTTCAGAAAGGAGCTATGTTCTCAG GCAGAGATCCTACTTGGAAGCTATTTCCCCAAGAAGATTTCAGAGCTGGATGATTTCTTGAAG GACCCATCCCTGAATGAGGCTGATTTGAGTCTCTTAAAAGCCCCCCTGGACATCCCAGTTCCTGACCCagccaaagaaaaagagaaagaagaacgTCGGAAAGAAGAAGAG AAGGATGataaggatggaaagaaaaaagaggacgATGAAGATAAAG GTCCTCCTTGTGGGCCTGTGAGTTGTAATGAGAAGATTGTGGCCCTTCTGAATCGGTTGAAGCCTGAGATCAAAGATGTGAAGGAACAGCTCAATCTG GTCTCCATGTGGCTACAGCTACAGGTGCCCCGAATTGAGGATGGAAACAACTTTGGAGTAGCTGTCCAG GAGAAGGTATTTGAGCTGATGACCACACTCAGAACCAAACTAGATGGTTTCCACACGCAGATCTCAAA GTACTTCTCTGAAAGGGGTGATGCAGTAGCTAAAGCAGCAAAGCAGCCCCATGTG GGTGACTACCGACAGCTGGTTCATGAATTGGATGAAGCACAATATGGAGAGACAAGACTGATGGTCATGGAGATCCGAAATACTTAT GCTGTATTATATGACATCATCCTGAAGAACTTTGAGAAGATCAAGAAGCCCAGGGGAGACACAAAAGGAATGATCTACTGA